A section of the Streptosporangiales bacterium genome encodes:
- a CDS encoding pyridoxal phosphate-dependent aminotransferase, translating to MQRDVLVERLRGLGTTIFTEMSKLAAQTDSINLGQGFPDTDGPDPVLTRAAAAITDHEANQYAPGAGFPALRAAVAEHRNRFYGLDYDPDGEILVTAGATEAIAAALLALVEPGSDVVALEPYYDSYVAGIALAGGNRVPVTLRPPDFALDHDALRAAITPQTRVLLLNSPHNPTGAVLSRADLTAIADVAQEHDLLVVTDEVYEHLVYDGEHIPIASLPGMRERTVSVSSGGKTFAVTGWKVGWVCAPADLVRAVATAKQFLTFTASGPFQLAVAEALRQPDEYYAELNDGMWMRRDLLCDGLADVGFEVYRPAGTYFVTTDVRPLGFADGLDLCREMPKRCGVVAVPHQVFYDDHDAGRHLVRWAFAKRPDVLREAVRRLQGLRAGSI from the coding sequence ATGCAACGAGACGTACTCGTCGAGCGGCTGCGCGGGCTTGGCACCACCATCTTCACGGAGATGTCCAAGCTCGCCGCGCAGACCGACTCGATCAACCTCGGCCAGGGCTTCCCCGACACCGACGGACCCGACCCGGTGCTGACCAGGGCGGCCGCCGCGATCACCGACCACGAGGCGAACCAGTACGCGCCCGGCGCCGGCTTCCCCGCGCTGCGCGCAGCGGTCGCCGAGCACCGCAACCGGTTCTACGGTCTCGACTACGACCCGGACGGCGAGATCCTGGTCACCGCGGGCGCGACCGAGGCCATCGCGGCGGCGCTGCTCGCGCTCGTCGAACCGGGCAGCGACGTGGTCGCCCTGGAGCCGTACTACGACTCGTACGTCGCGGGTATCGCGCTGGCCGGCGGCAACCGCGTGCCGGTGACCCTGCGGCCCCCCGACTTCGCGCTGGACCACGACGCGCTGCGCGCCGCGATCACCCCGCAGACGCGGGTGCTGCTGTTGAACAGCCCGCACAACCCCACCGGCGCGGTGCTGTCGCGCGCCGACCTCACGGCGATCGCCGACGTCGCGCAGGAGCACGACCTGCTGGTCGTCACCGACGAGGTCTACGAGCACCTCGTCTACGACGGCGAGCACATCCCGATCGCCTCGCTGCCCGGCATGCGCGAGCGCACCGTCTCCGTGTCGTCCGGCGGCAAGACGTTCGCCGTCACCGGCTGGAAGGTCGGCTGGGTGTGCGCGCCCGCCGACCTGGTGCGCGCGGTCGCCACCGCGAAGCAGTTCCTCACCTTCACCGCGAGCGGCCCGTTCCAGCTCGCCGTCGCCGAGGCCCTGCGCCAGCCGGACGAGTACTACGCCGAGCTCAACGACGGCATGTGGATGCGGCGCGACCTGCTGTGCGACGGGCTCGCCGACGTCGGCTTCGAGGTGTACCGCCCCGCGGGCACGTACTTCGTCACCACCGACGTGCGGCCGCTCGGCTTCGCCGACGGCCTCGACCTCTGCCGGGAGATGCCCAAACGCTGCGGCGTGGTCGCCGTACCCCACCAGGTCTTCTACGACGATCACGATGCCGGCCGGCACCTGGTACGTTGGGCGTTCGCGAAACGACCCGACGTCCTGCGGGAAGCAGTGCGCCGGCTGCAAGGACTACGAGCCGGTTCCATATAG